Within the Thiohalobacter sp. IOR34 genome, the region GTTGGGTATCGGCGAATCCGGCGCTGACGGGAAATACCGGCTCAAACGCCAGCTATGCGACATGGAACGCCCGGAAAGCGAACAACGACACGCCCACCGCCCCCTCCATCCCGACCGCAGCTATCCCGGATATTGCGCCAAGGCGGCCCGCATGATCGGAGTGCAGACTGACATACAAGGCCGGGAGGCTCGCAAAAGGCTCCACACGGCGGGGTACAGGTTGTGCCCATTCGATCTCAGGACGCATCTGGCTGCGCATCCTGGCCGATCCCCCTTGAACCCCGGCTACGGCCATGCTTCCGCGGGCGATCGGCCAGGCTGCCTTGCCAGCTTCGCCCTGAGCATCGAATCCCTGGTGCAATATCCGGGCTATCGCAAGCAGGGCCTGGTGCGGAAAAACCCGGCCACCGGTGAAGAGGGGAAACTGCGCGGCCTCACCAATCCACCTTCAGTGCTCGAAGCCGTCTCCGGGACAGGAGCCATGAGGTACCTCCGCCAGTTGATCCTCCTGTTCGCCTGCCTGACGCCCCTGTCCCTCAGGGCAGAGACCTTCAGTTGGTCGGTGGTACCCCAATTCACCGGCACCGAGATTCATCGCGACTGGACGCCGCTGCTCAACAGCCTGTCGCGAATGACCGGCCACCAGTTCCGGCTGAAGATCTACGACAGCATCCCCGATTTCGAAGAAGACTTCCTGCGCGGAGACAGCGACATCGCCTACATGAACCCCTACCACGCGGTCATGGCCCACCGTGCCCAGGGCTACATCCCCATCATCCGCGACAGTGCCAGCCGGCTGACCGGCATCCTGCTGGTCAGGCGCGACAGCCCGATTCACGACATCCGTCAGCTGCAGGGGACGCGCATCGCCTTCGCCGCCCCGAATGCCTTCGCCGTATCGCTCTACATGCGTGCCCTGCTGGCCAGGAAGGAGCAGTTGCACATCGTCCCCCAGTACGTCGGCACCCACAGCAACGCCTACCGCCAGGTGCTGCTCGGCCGGGTAGCGGCCTGCGGTGGTGTCTACCGCACCCTGAACAAGGAACGGCCTGAGGTGCGCGACAACCTGCGCATCATCTACAGGACGCCGAGCACCACCACTCATCCGATCAGCGTCCACCCACGGGTGCCGGAGAAAGCGCGCACCGACATCCAGTCGGCCCTGCTGGAGCTGGCCAGCCAGGCCAAGGGGCAGCAACTGCTGAACGCGGTACTGCTCCCCCAGCCAGTGGCCGCCGACTATCGACGCGACTACCAGCCGCTGGAGGAACTGCGGCTGGACAATTTCGTGGAAAGGCCCCGCTAAGCCATGGCCGGCCGCACCCTGATCGACCACTGGCACCGCCTGCCGCTGCATCTGCAGCTGGCCCTGGTCAGTGGCCTGCTGCTGGCCCTGACCATTGCCGGCACCACCCTGTTCAATATCCGCAATCAGCAACAGGCCCTGCTGCGGCAGATCGAGGACGAGGCCCTCAGCCTCGGCCGCAGCCTGGCGATGAGCAGCAATCACCTGATCATCACCAACCAGCTCGACGCCCTCGAACAACTGCTGGTGCAGGCCGCTGCCTTCCCCTACGTGCAGCGCATCCAGGCGGTGGACAATGAGGGAAACATCCTCTCCCATGTCTATCGCGATGGGGCAAGCGTGCACGTCAGCTACGAACTGAGGAAACTCGGTCTGCCCACGGGAGGAGCCGAAGACGGCAAGCCCCGCCTCGATTACAGCACCAGTCAACTCAGCCTCTGGTATCCGCTGCGTACATCCACACCGCTCGGCTGGCTGCATATCGAGACCGGTCTCGGCAGCCTGGCCAGCCTGCGTGCCGAGATCATACGCGACAACCTGCAGAGCGCCGGCGTGGCCATCGGCCTCGACGTGCTCAGCCTGCTGCTGATCCTCTATGCCCCGGCCCGCGAATTCCGCCGTGCCCTGCGTTTTGCCCGC harbors:
- a CDS encoding phosphate/phosphite/phosphonate ABC transporter substrate-binding protein, which gives rise to MRYLRQLILLFACLTPLSLRAETFSWSVVPQFTGTEIHRDWTPLLNSLSRMTGHQFRLKIYDSIPDFEEDFLRGDSDIAYMNPYHAVMAHRAQGYIPIIRDSASRLTGILLVRRDSPIHDIRQLQGTRIAFAAPNAFAVSLYMRALLARKEQLHIVPQYVGTHSNAYRQVLLGRVAACGGVYRTLNKERPEVRDNLRIIYRTPSTTTHPISVHPRVPEKARTDIQSALLELASQAKGQQLLNAVLLPQPVAADYRRDYQPLEELRLDNFVERPR